The following proteins are encoded in a genomic region of Methanobrevibacter sp.:
- a CDS encoding glycosyltransferase family 39 protein, translated as MILKELNLGKRDKQYLGLIIAISSILTLYYLIFSMNIGIFCSDVYVYLVNALFYAGKNVNANKDMWLTPLTCILTSFLFDVGLKNQVSIFIVTGILAIIGNVGLYLLFRLKFNKVLSFLGVVIYSTFSLNLIWLANGSLDIPAVSLTIWTVLFGIIAIDKNPKYYLWTIVMFLLAFLVRYTVVLILPVLLLYFIYRKKYEAPWNELKYLVIPVVSIGIMSAVVMAIIFIKTGELTMLTTGLGFLGGEQGSKANPAYNLNVFYYIANFFNFLGSSNVTFFDVEFFKGNPQLNNPTIISIAYGIILIVGGLIALKDNIKGKFSKKYLVGTIVCGIITFIFFMKLETSLTIFFTFITMIFARKIFRSSKYDLSLMLLSWLLINLLFFSIINFKVNRYFIPCLPTVAYFIVYGIYKIQEKVKINKFIIPIVLTVILLFSAFTFTLGVEETDVFKAPQEMGDYIVQELPDYKDKNVASNTIRPYKWYLEQRIFAIKNSDLDRLEEFNITYYISNNKLDNLENYSEIKNIDGVYLYKKNPS; from the coding sequence ATGATTTTAAAAGAATTAAACCTAGGAAAAAGAGACAAACAATATTTGGGGCTCATAATAGCTATAAGTTCCATATTAACTCTTTACTATCTTATTTTTTCAATGAACATCGGTATTTTTTGTTCTGATGTGTATGTTTATTTGGTCAATGCCCTGTTCTATGCAGGGAAAAACGTAAATGCAAACAAAGACATGTGGCTGACCCCATTGACCTGCATTTTAACATCGTTCCTTTTTGACGTTGGGCTTAAGAATCAAGTAAGCATATTTATCGTAACAGGAATTTTAGCAATAATTGGAAATGTAGGGCTTTATCTCCTTTTCAGACTAAAATTCAATAAAGTGTTGAGCTTTTTAGGAGTTGTAATCTATTCAACATTCTCCCTAAATTTGATTTGGCTAGCTAACGGCTCATTGGACATTCCTGCAGTAAGCCTGACCATTTGGACTGTCCTATTTGGAATAATAGCAATCGATAAAAATCCAAAATACTATCTTTGGACAATAGTAATGTTCCTGCTAGCATTCCTTGTAAGATATACCGTGGTTTTGATATTGCCTGTATTGCTCCTTTATTTCATCTATAGAAAGAAATACGAGGCTCCTTGGAATGAACTAAAATATTTGGTGATTCCAGTTGTTTCAATAGGAATAATGTCTGCAGTTGTAATGGCCATCATTTTCATTAAAACCGGAGAGCTTACCATGCTTACGACCGGATTGGGTTTTCTTGGTGGAGAGCAAGGAAGCAAAGCAAATCCTGCATACAATCTCAATGTCTTCTATTATATTGCAAACTTCTTCAATTTCCTCGGAAGTTCAAACGTCACATTTTTCGATGTGGAATTCTTTAAAGGAAATCCCCAATTGAACAATCCCACCATAATTTCAATAGCTTATGGAATAATCCTAATAGTTGGAGGCCTGATTGCCTTAAAAGACAACATTAAAGGAAAATTTTCAAAGAAATATCTTGTTGGGACAATCGTTTGTGGAATTATAACATTCATCTTCTTTATGAAATTGGAAACATCACTGACAATTTTCTTCACATTCATAACAATGATATTCGCCCGCAAAATATTCAGAAGTTCAAAATATGACCTAAGTTTAATGCTTTTATCCTGGCTATTGATAAACCTGCTGTTCTTCAGCATAATCAACTTTAAAGTCAACAGATATTTTATCCCATGCCTTCCCACAGTTGCATATTTCATAGTTTATGGAATTTATAAAATACAGGAAAAAGTTAAAATCAACAAATTCATAATCCCTATAGTTTTAACTGTTATTTTGCTGTTTTCAGCGTTCACATTCACATTGGGTGTTGAAGAAACTGATGTGTTTAAAGCTCCTCAGGAGATGGGGGATTATATTGTACAGGAACTGCCTGACTATAAAGATAAGAATGTAGCGTCAAACACCATCAGACCATACAAGTGGTATCTGGAGCAAAGAATATTCGCCATTAAAAACAGTGATCTGGACAGGCTGGAAGAGTTCAACATTACATATTACATAAGTAACAACAAGCTTGACAATCTTGAAAATTACAGTGAAATAAAAAACATTGATGGGGTTTATTTATATAAGAAAAATCCGTCATGA
- a CDS encoding NERD domain-containing protein, which translates to MKVVCCKKCGAKYQLDDNDDISAFECTSCTGELELCEGSISNENDNYIPNNSNITYCVDCGLKYALNPSDNILDYECESCGGSLRYVDEEMNEDIDKIVKERENQLTQNRIISNIQNNPNASEDTQTTTKSPINSVKSFSSRFENLFSEKGLHSIANEEQMLVAEESKKEDVVKKTARTKIPNATRRRFEKEFLVPKTNDYNVLKEFLKDEFFKGVSQYYGIDDYDSVPNGSYRSYSSKSLYDKKEKQIAFDNSIKSENESLKSPKNLAIIIGATIFILSIGEILLINSGIGIFALFVGVILICYGLYRKKDEVEVKKRSKIVREHLLTLPEEYYVFYDVKIPGSNKGINHLVIGPSGIYEILSQKYNPKNNAAIEKAPNEEVEKEERIEEIIRPNNMRLFRYTTKQTKFPQDNKIKQESLRLGENLINFLSDNEIRNCFVEPLVGFVNENVVVINMPLTDEDLFIDELLHKIEYGSVKLDSETIDKCAVLLSKYAADCSNES; encoded by the coding sequence ATGAAAGTTGTATGTTGTAAGAAATGTGGTGCTAAATATCAGCTTGATGACAATGATGACATTAGCGCCTTTGAATGTACTTCTTGCACAGGAGAATTAGAATTGTGTGAAGGTTCTATTTCAAATGAAAACGACAATTACATTCCAAATAATTCAAACATAACTTACTGTGTTGATTGCGGGTTAAAATATGCCCTCAACCCATCAGACAACATTTTAGACTATGAATGTGAAAGTTGCGGTGGATCTCTAAGATATGTTGATGAAGAAATGAATGAAGACATTGATAAAATCGTGAAAGAAAGAGAAAATCAATTAACTCAAAATAGAATCATTTCCAATATTCAGAACAATCCTAATGCAAGTGAAGATACCCAAACAACAACAAAAAGTCCAATAAATTCCGTGAAATCATTCTCAAGCAGATTTGAAAACTTATTTTCAGAAAAAGGCTTACATAGCATAGCCAATGAAGAGCAAATGCTTGTTGCTGAAGAATCTAAAAAAGAGGACGTTGTCAAAAAAACTGCAAGAACAAAAATTCCAAACGCTACACGCCGTAGATTTGAAAAAGAATTTTTAGTTCCTAAAACCAACGACTATAACGTTTTAAAAGAATTCCTCAAAGACGAATTTTTCAAAGGGGTTTCCCAGTATTATGGAATTGACGACTATGATTCAGTTCCAAACGGATCATACAGATCATATTCAAGCAAATCCCTTTATGACAAAAAAGAAAAGCAAATAGCATTTGACAATAGCATAAAATCTGAAAACGAAAGTCTAAAAAGCCCTAAAAATCTTGCAATAATTATTGGGGCAACCATATTTATATTAAGTATTGGAGAAATACTTCTCATAAATAGTGGAATTGGAATTTTTGCATTATTTGTTGGAGTAATACTCATCTGTTATGGATTATACCGTAAAAAAGATGAAGTTGAAGTTAAAAAAAGAAGTAAAATCGTTAGAGAACACTTATTAACTCTTCCAGAAGAATACTATGTATTCTATGATGTAAAAATACCTGGATCCAACAAAGGAATAAATCATTTAGTTATAGGGCCTAGTGGAATCTATGAAATTCTTTCACAAAAATACAACCCAAAAAACAATGCGGCTATAGAAAAAGCTCCAAATGAAGAGGTTGAAAAAGAAGAAAGAATTGAAGAAATCATACGTCCAAATAACATGAGATTATTCAGATACACTACAAAACAAACAAAATTCCCACAAGACAACAAAATCAAGCAAGAATCATTGAGACTTGGTGAAAACCTGATTAATTTCTTAAGTGACAATGAAATAAGAAATTGTTTTGTAGAACCTCTTGTAGGATTTGTAAATGAGAATGTAGTGGTCATAAATATGCCTTTAACTGATGAAGACCTATTTATAGACGAATTATTACATAAAATCGAATATGGTTCAGTAAAATTAGATTCAGAGACAATTGATAAATGTGCAGTATTGCTTAGTAAATATGCTGCAGATTGTTCAAACGAATCTTAA
- a CDS encoding glycosyltransferase: MFNNNKILAVIPAMSGEEKIPRKNTRLLGEKPLIAHTIDTLKESEYVDDIVVLTEDVDIARISELYGVTPFRGSSGEEEASFESQILEAMIQREKAAFDEYDIILIVQPNAPLLSVNSLNVIIEKFDNPNIDSIISVKEDRHLRWGFDAENKRFFPIYSNRDDVNRLPPQYIETGTILATRRHFVNGESVLGLNIDLVELSKKESIVVDTFEDLWLAEKYYNKKRVVIVVNAFDEIGLNHIRRSLAIASKLVVHDVIFVSNVNYPMGIEAIKENNYPIVTYDDSDEIFDVIDKLNPDFVINDILDTKSEYISKLRESGYFVINFEDLGPGVEYANLVFNSLSDYGLDLPNVYTGHEYYILDDEFYFQPTKEIKENVNRVLIMFLGNDPHNLTEKAMQAILSSGYSGSVDVLLGVGYPNKKEFEEKYEIFNNVAIYEDVRSMSELIHKADIVITSAGRAMYEICHIGVPCIVICEDNRQLTNSFANDKNGFINMGLADDVTLEDIRDKFSYLEDNFELRTSMNKKMLDVDLKNGFNNILSVVKENSDDFDF, encoded by the coding sequence ATGTTTAATAATAATAAAATTTTAGCAGTCATTCCCGCAATGAGTGGTGAGGAAAAGATTCCTCGTAAAAATACTCGTTTATTGGGAGAAAAACCACTTATTGCCCATACTATTGATACCTTGAAGGAATCGGAGTATGTGGATGATATTGTTGTGCTAACGGAAGATGTAGATATTGCAAGAATTTCTGAATTATATGGTGTGACTCCATTTAGAGGCTCATCAGGAGAAGAAGAGGCTTCATTCGAATCTCAGATTTTGGAAGCAATGATTCAAAGAGAAAAAGCTGCTTTTGATGAATATGATATCATACTTATTGTTCAGCCAAACGCTCCTCTTTTAAGTGTAAATTCCCTTAACGTGATCATTGAAAAATTCGATAATCCAAACATCGACAGTATAATTTCAGTTAAGGAAGACAGGCATTTGAGATGGGGATTCGACGCTGAAAACAAGAGGTTTTTCCCTATCTATTCTAATAGGGATGACGTTAATAGATTGCCTCCACAATATATTGAAACCGGAACAATATTGGCTACCCGCAGACATTTTGTAAATGGGGAATCAGTTTTAGGTCTCAATATAGATCTTGTTGAATTGTCCAAAAAGGAGAGTATTGTTGTTGATACATTTGAAGATTTGTGGTTGGCTGAAAAGTATTATAATAAGAAAAGAGTTGTCATTGTCGTAAATGCTTTTGATGAAATAGGTTTGAATCATATTAGGCGATCTCTTGCAATCGCTTCAAAATTAGTTGTCCACGATGTTATTTTTGTATCAAATGTTAATTATCCTATGGGAATCGAAGCCATTAAAGAAAACAACTATCCTATTGTAACCTATGACGATTCCGATGAAATTTTTGATGTTATTGACAAGTTGAACCCGGATTTTGTAATTAATGATATCTTAGATACAAAATCAGAATATATTTCAAAATTAAGGGAAAGTGGCTATTTTGTTATTAATTTTGAAGATTTGGGTCCTGGAGTCGAATATGCAAATCTTGTTTTCAATTCTTTATCCGATTATGGATTGGATCTTCCAAACGTTTATACTGGCCATGAATATTACATTTTGGATGATGAGTTCTATTTCCAACCAACTAAGGAAATCAAGGAAAATGTAAACAGGGTTCTCATTATGTTTTTAGGTAATGACCCTCATAATCTCACTGAAAAGGCAATGCAGGCCATTTTATCTTCAGGTTATTCAGGTTCTGTTGATGTTTTATTGGGTGTAGGTTATCCTAATAAAAAAGAGTTTGAAGAAAAATATGAAATATTCAATAACGTAGCCATTTATGAGGATGTTAGAAGTATGAGTGAATTGATTCATAAAGCAGATATTGTCATCACTTCTGCAGGAAGAGCAATGTATGAGATTTGCCATATTGGTGTTCCATGCATCGTTATTTGTGAGGATAACAGGCAATTAACCAATTCATTTGCAAATGATAAAAACGGCTTTATAAATATGGGTCTTGCGGATGATGTGACCTTAGAGGATATTCGCGACAAGTTTTCTTATTTGGAAGATAATTTTGAGTTAAGAACCTCTATGAATAAGAAAATGCTAGATGTTGATTTGAAAAATGGATTCAACAACATATTGTCTGTTGTAAAAGAAAATAGTGATGATTTTGACTTTTAA
- a CDS encoding HD domain-containing protein translates to MKQYTIAKLLNEAIKYNYGDKRRIAHLIKVHDYARTIGILEKIDPQDLFVLESAAILHDIGIKVCEEKYESCGGKLQEREGPKVALEILKKLDYDVSDIDRILFLIAHHHTYNEIDGIYYQILIEADFLVNLEEENSQIKTIENVYKKIFKTSSGKEICKNLFDLKMRG, encoded by the coding sequence ATGAAACAATATACAATAGCTAAATTACTTAATGAAGCGATAAAATACAATTACGGAGACAAGAGGCGCATTGCCCATCTAATAAAGGTCCATGACTATGCAAGAACAATAGGCATTTTAGAAAAAATCGATCCACAAGACCTGTTTGTCCTTGAAAGTGCTGCAATTCTTCATGACATCGGAATCAAGGTTTGCGAAGAGAAATATGAGTCATGCGGAGGAAAGCTTCAGGAAAGGGAAGGGCCGAAAGTTGCCCTAGAAATACTTAAAAAATTGGATTATGATGTGTCAGATATAGATAGAATACTTTTTTTAATAGCACATCATCACACATATAATGAAATTGATGGAATCTACTATCAGATTCTTATAGAAGCAGATTTTCTAGTCAATTTAGAAGAAGAAAATTCACAAATAAAGACCATTGAAAATGTTTATAAAAAAATCTTCAAAACAAGTAGCGGAAAGGAAATCTGTAAAAATTTATTTGATTTAAAAATGAGAGGTTAA
- the oadA gene encoding sodium-extruding oxaloacetate decarboxylase subunit alpha, whose amino-acid sequence MKKVRFTETALRDAHQSLLATRMRTRDMVPVAEELDKVGYYSIEAWGGATFDTCIRYLNEDPWERLRQLKSEITKTPIQMLLRGQNLVGYKHYPDDIVTKFVEKSYENGVDIFRVFDALNDIRNMETTIKAAKEQGAQVQGTISYTISPVHSLDDFVELAKELEALDCDSVAIKDMAGLLKPSDAYDLVSRLKEETDLLVDLHCHCTSGITPISYYAACEAGVDILDTAISPLSWGTSQPPTESMVAALQGTPYDTGLDLNLLNHIKKYFEQIKEKYLALLDPISEKIDTDVLLYQIPGGMLSNLISQLKEQNALDRYNDVLEEMPRVREDMGYPPLVTPTSQIVGIQAVMNVLGGERYKTVSNEVKEYMKGNYGKPPAEVNKEIAEKIIGDEEVITCRPADLLEPEFDKYKSEGTDAGFIKSDEDVLTYALYPAIAPKFLKGEATEEELKSVSLPEEGNEIAIPTQYNVEVDGDVFEVKIMPTGFLEIEETGDKTFEPVEGGIYSSMQGMVIKLNVNVGDRVTEGSTIAVIEAMKMENDIQSEVDGIVKDIFVEPGDAVSAGDILMVIE is encoded by the coding sequence ATGAAAAAAGTGAGATTTACAGAAACAGCCCTTAGGGACGCACATCAATCTCTCTTAGCTACAAGAATGAGAACAAGAGATATGGTTCCAGTAGCTGAAGAATTAGATAAAGTAGGTTACTACTCAATTGAAGCATGGGGTGGAGCTACTTTTGATACATGTATTAGATATTTAAATGAGGATCCTTGGGAAAGGTTAAGGCAATTAAAATCAGAAATTACTAAGACTCCAATTCAAATGCTTTTAAGAGGTCAAAATTTAGTGGGATATAAACATTATCCTGACGACATCGTAACTAAATTCGTTGAAAAATCCTATGAAAACGGTGTAGACATATTTAGGGTCTTTGATGCTTTAAATGATATACGTAATATGGAAACAACTATCAAGGCTGCTAAGGAACAAGGGGCACAAGTTCAAGGAACAATAAGTTATACTATTAGTCCTGTACACAGTTTGGATGATTTTGTTGAACTTGCAAAAGAACTTGAAGCATTGGATTGTGATTCAGTAGCTATCAAGGACATGGCAGGATTATTAAAACCTTCAGATGCTTATGATTTGGTATCCAGATTAAAAGAGGAAACAGATTTGCTTGTAGATTTACATTGTCATTGTACCAGTGGAATAACTCCTATAAGTTACTATGCTGCTTGTGAAGCGGGCGTAGATATTTTGGACACTGCAATTTCTCCACTTTCATGGGGAACAAGCCAACCACCAACTGAAAGTATGGTTGCTGCACTTCAGGGAACTCCATATGACACTGGTCTTGACTTAAACCTTTTAAACCATATTAAAAAGTATTTCGAACAAATCAAGGAAAAATACTTGGCTTTGCTTGATCCTATATCTGAAAAAATCGATACTGATGTTTTATTATATCAAATTCCAGGTGGAATGCTTTCCAACTTAATTTCACAACTTAAGGAACAAAATGCTCTTGATCGTTACAACGACGTATTGGAAGAAATGCCTCGTGTAAGGGAAGATATGGGATATCCTCCTCTTGTAACTCCAACCAGTCAGATTGTTGGAATTCAAGCAGTAATGAACGTTCTTGGTGGGGAAAGGTACAAAACCGTATCCAACGAAGTTAAAGAATATATGAAAGGTAATTACGGAAAACCTCCTGCAGAGGTTAACAAGGAAATAGCTGAGAAAATAATCGGTGATGAGGAAGTTATTACATGCAGGCCTGCAGATTTGCTCGAACCTGAATTCGACAAGTACAAGTCTGAAGGTACTGATGCAGGATTTATTAAATCCGATGAAGACGTATTGACTTATGCATTATATCCAGCTATCGCTCCTAAATTCTTGAAAGGGGAAGCTACAGAAGAAGAGCTTAAATCCGTATCTCTTCCAGAAGAAGGAAACGAAATAGCCATTCCAACACAATATAATGTCGAAGTCGATGGTGACGTTTTCGAAGTAAAAATAATGCCTACAGGATTTTTAGAAATTGAAGAAACAGGCGACAAGACATTTGAACCTGTAGAAGGCGGAATCTACTCCTCAATGCAAGGAATGGTTATCAAACTCAATGTAAACGTAGGAGATAGGGTCACTGAAGGTTCAACCATTGCCGTTATTGAAGCTATGAAAATGGAAAACGATATACAGTCAGAAGTTGACGGTATTGTTAAGGACATTTTCGTAGAACCTGGTGACGCTGTAAGCGCAGGCGATATTTTAATGGTTATTGAATAA
- a CDS encoding inositol-3-phosphate synthase, translated as MEKIKIAIVGIGNCASSLIQGIHYYDGKKPEEAIGLMHWDIGGYSPSDIEVVAAFDVDERKVGKTVDEAIFAKPNCTTVFQEDIPKYETEVKMGHVLDGVADHMSDYDDEYTFVVSDNDPVDIVKELKESGAEILVSYLPVGSERAARFYAQCALDAGIAYINCMPVFIVSDPVWSAKFKEKGIPIVGDDIKAQIGATITHRTLANLFKDRGVKLDRTYQINTGGNTDFLNMLNRDRLDSKKESKTEAVQAVVGERMDDRNIHIGPSDYVPWQDDNKLCFLRMEGRTFGDVPMNIELRLSVEDSPNSAGCVIDAIRCCKLGLERGIGGQLTSISSYTMKHPPVQFSDDEAYENVEKFIRGELER; from the coding sequence TTGGAGAAAATAAAAATAGCAATTGTTGGGATTGGTAACTGTGCAAGTTCATTAATTCAAGGAATTCATTATTATGATGGAAAAAAGCCGGAAGAGGCAATTGGATTGATGCATTGGGATATTGGGGGATATTCTCCTAGCGATATTGAAGTTGTAGCTGCTTTTGATGTTGATGAAAGGAAAGTGGGCAAAACCGTAGATGAGGCAATATTCGCTAAGCCTAACTGTACTACAGTTTTTCAAGAGGATATTCCAAAATATGAAACTGAAGTTAAGATGGGGCATGTTTTGGATGGCGTTGCCGATCACATGTCTGATTATGATGACGAATACACTTTTGTTGTAAGTGACAATGATCCTGTCGATATTGTCAAGGAACTTAAGGAAAGCGGTGCTGAAATCTTGGTTAGCTATTTGCCTGTAGGTTCTGAAAGGGCGGCCAGATTTTATGCTCAATGCGCTTTGGATGCTGGAATTGCTTATATAAATTGTATGCCTGTTTTTATTGTAAGCGATCCTGTATGGAGTGCTAAATTTAAAGAAAAAGGAATTCCTATTGTTGGTGATGATATTAAAGCACAGATAGGAGCTACAATTACTCATAGAACTTTAGCTAACCTCTTTAAGGATAGGGGAGTTAAGTTGGATAGAACATACCAAATCAATACAGGAGGAAATACCGACTTTTTAAACATGCTTAACAGGGATAGGCTTGATTCTAAAAAAGAGTCAAAAACAGAAGCTGTTCAGGCTGTTGTAGGGGAAAGGATGGACGACAGGAACATTCATATTGGTCCAAGTGACTATGTTCCATGGCAAGATGACAACAAGCTATGTTTCCTGAGAATGGAAGGCCGTACATTTGGTGACGTTCCAATGAATATAGAGCTTAGGTTAAGCGTTGAAGATTCTCCAAACTCTGCAGGATGCGTTATTGATGCTATAAGATGTTGTAAGTTGGGACTTGAGAGGGGCATTGGTGGTCAATTGACATCTATCTCTTCATATACAATGAAACATCCTCCGGTTCAGTTCAGTGATGACGAAGCTTATGAGAATGTTGAAAAATTCATTAGAGGGGAATTGGAAAGATAA
- a CDS encoding UbiA family prenyltransferase, which produces MNPYIKIIRPGNVLMALITIVLVALIDLDFSLPVILAIIVVFFAISAGNVINDYYDYNIDLINRPDRVLPSGQISLKAGRNYAYLLFAGAIITEIISYILTRNLIPLIIVIFAIIVLYLYAWKFKTTPLLGNFVVGFITGLSFVFGGYTINNPHIIMISYYLGFFACAMTLAREITKDIEDMEGDKKEGAKTFPILFCEKPSAILTAILIIITCALCPILYINHIFNALYLVIITIAVIIFLYSAVLILKSQTPENCHKVSKYLKIGMLIAFVSFVFGSYL; this is translated from the coding sequence ATGAACCCATATATAAAAATTATAAGGCCAGGAAATGTGCTTATGGCACTAATAACAATAGTTTTGGTTGCTTTGATTGATTTGGATTTTAGCTTACCGGTAATTTTAGCTATAATTGTAGTATTCTTTGCAATCAGTGCCGGGAATGTTATAAACGATTATTATGACTACAATATTGATTTAATAAATCGTCCAGACAGAGTGCTGCCGTCAGGACAGATTTCACTTAAAGCCGGAAGAAATTACGCATATCTGTTATTTGCAGGAGCAATCATAACTGAAATAATCAGCTATATCCTTACAAGAAACCTAATCCCACTTATAATTGTAATATTCGCAATCATAGTTCTTTATTTATATGCTTGGAAATTTAAAACAACCCCCTTACTTGGAAACTTCGTTGTAGGGTTTATAACCGGGTTAAGTTTCGTCTTTGGAGGATATACAATAAACAATCCCCACATAATAATGATTTCATATTATCTTGGATTTTTCGCATGTGCAATGACACTGGCACGTGAGATTACAAAGGACATCGAAGATATGGAAGGAGATAAAAAAGAAGGTGCAAAAACATTCCCAATATTGTTCTGTGAAAAACCATCAGCAATACTTACAGCCATTTTAATTATAATAACCTGCGCCCTCTGTCCAATACTCTACATAAACCACATATTTAATGCATTGTACCTTGTAATAATCACAATTGCAGTCATAATCTTTTTATATTCTGCTGTTTTGATTTTGAAAAGCCAGACACCTGAAAACTGCCATAAGGTGTCAAAATACCTAAAGATAGGAATGCTAATTGCCTTTGTGTCCTTCGTATTCGGATCATATTTATAA
- the queC gene encoding 7-cyano-7-deazaguanine synthase QueC translates to MSKKAISVLSGGLDSTVATSVYAKDYDIHAITFDYGQRSVDREIKAAKEICEKMGFEHTIIDLKWLGEISNSSLTSDNEVPELNEDELDDLEICSQTASSVWVPARNTVFTAIATALAESIGAEIIIVGWDKEEAATFPDNSKEFLEAFNKLIQIGSPDNIEVKAPAIDLDKDEIVELGESVNAPMKLSYSCYMGEENHCGVCESCMRRKRAFKQAGIKDETIYNS, encoded by the coding sequence ATGAGTAAAAAAGCAATATCTGTCCTTTCCGGAGGATTGGATTCAACAGTGGCCACATCAGTTTATGCAAAGGATTACGATATTCATGCAATAACATTCGACTATGGTCAAAGAAGCGTAGATAGAGAAATAAAAGCTGCAAAAGAGATTTGTGAGAAAATGGGCTTTGAACATACCATAATTGATTTGAAATGGTTAGGTGAAATCAGCAATTCCTCACTTACAAGTGACAACGAAGTTCCTGAGCTTAATGAAGATGAGCTGGATGATTTGGAAATCTGTTCACAGACTGCAAGCAGCGTTTGGGTTCCTGCAAGAAACACAGTTTTCACCGCTATTGCAACAGCTCTTGCAGAAAGCATCGGCGCAGAAATTATCATTGTAGGATGGGATAAGGAAGAAGCAGCCACATTTCCAGACAATTCAAAGGAATTCCTAGAAGCTTTCAATAAACTGATTCAGATTGGATCACCAGACAATATTGAGGTGAAGGCCCCTGCAATCGATTTGGACAAGGACGAGATTGTGGAATTAGGCGAATCTGTGAATGCGCCAATGAAATTGAGCTATTCATGCTATATGGGGGAAGAAAACCATTGTGGTGTCTGTGAATCTTGCATGAGACGTAAAAGAGCATTTAAACAAGCAGGAATTAAAGATGAAACAATATACAATAGCTAA